A portion of the Actomonas aquatica genome contains these proteins:
- a CDS encoding glycoside hydrolase family 2 TIM barrel-domain containing protein, translating to MPSLSRLVFTRAVALLLVCLGLAVETAAEPTQVQYLSGTGSDDTVEWEFRVNGGRRSGEWATIPVPSNWEMQGFGTYHYWRDWGSDAAEDSLGEYRHTFAVPADWAGRAVRLVFGGVMTDTRVRVNGHEVGPVHQGGFYEFGYDITAWLEFGADNTLEVDVQKFSANESVNVAEREADFWLFGGIFRPVWLEARPAEHIAHVAIAAEADGRFRAELELASAAHTADAVAVTLFDRATQAEVAQWEQVIQPGATNVSVAGAAEAITAWTAEAPHLYTARVALRRGAETLHTVEETFGFRTIEVRPKDGLYVNGSRVVLKGVNRHTAWPTSGRTTNATLSREDIRLMKEMNMNAVRMSHYPPDSHFLAAADEMGLYVIDELTGWQRAYDEEVGAKLVRELVRRDVNHPSIILWANGNEGGWNRALDDDFADYDPQARVVIHPWLNSNGINTAHYEAYDTGTNFFFHGDDIIMPTEFLHALYDGGGAAGLDDWWTRIWNHPLAGGGFLWVFADEGIVRDDQDGRIDVAGNRAPDGLVGPYREKEGSFYAVKEIWSPVYLPLAERDRLPVSFDGRLMVENRYDHTDLAAVQFDWKLRALDGGRELRDVATGEAPRLALAPRLRGWLDLGLPDDWADAEVLELAATGPDGREIYRWNWMLREPAELVADWVDVESSDAGASVTLSEGDGQWIAQTGDVRFVFDAANGRLIEAYKGGQRHPWSNGPIAIGAEARAKDVTGTVSDGRAVIRADYEGGMRFVEWTLEANGWLRLDYQVTPRSGQPTQRFVDYIGVSFDFAEDGVTGVDYLGKGPYRVWKNRRKGVEYGVWQKDYNDTATGASWVYPEFKGFHEDLYWATLHSERGGLTMVSATTDLYLGLFTPAEGPDPRTSHVEFPDGDLSFLHGITPIGTKFQTAAAHGPQGAPNLVHNYADGYRGTLYFRLE from the coding sequence ATGCCCTCATTGTCTCGTTTGGTTTTCACGCGCGCGGTCGCGTTGCTGCTCGTTTGTCTTGGTTTGGCGGTCGAAACCGCGGCCGAGCCGACGCAGGTGCAGTATCTCTCAGGCACGGGTTCGGACGACACGGTGGAGTGGGAGTTCCGGGTCAACGGCGGGCGGCGCAGCGGTGAGTGGGCCACCATTCCGGTGCCGTCGAATTGGGAGATGCAGGGTTTCGGCACCTATCACTATTGGCGCGACTGGGGCTCGGATGCGGCGGAGGACAGTTTGGGCGAATACCGGCACACGTTCGCCGTGCCGGCCGACTGGGCGGGGCGCGCCGTGCGCCTCGTGTTTGGCGGCGTGATGACCGACACCCGCGTGCGGGTGAACGGCCACGAGGTCGGCCCGGTGCACCAGGGCGGGTTTTATGAGTTCGGCTACGACATCACGGCGTGGCTGGAGTTTGGCGCGGACAATACGCTGGAAGTGGACGTGCAAAAGTTCTCGGCCAACGAGTCGGTCAACGTGGCCGAGCGCGAGGCGGACTTCTGGTTGTTCGGCGGCATCTTTCGGCCGGTGTGGCTGGAGGCCCGTCCGGCGGAACACATCGCGCACGTCGCGATCGCGGCGGAAGCGGACGGACGTTTTCGCGCCGAGCTCGAGCTGGCTTCGGCCGCACACACGGCCGATGCGGTCGCGGTGACCTTGTTCGATCGCGCCACACAGGCCGAGGTCGCGCAATGGGAGCAGGTCATCCAACCGGGCGCGACAAACGTCTCCGTTGCGGGGGCGGCTGAAGCGATCACGGCGTGGACGGCCGAAGCCCCGCATCTCTACACGGCGCGCGTGGCGTTGCGGCGCGGCGCGGAGACGCTGCACACGGTGGAGGAGACGTTTGGGTTTCGCACCATCGAGGTGCGGCCGAAGGACGGACTCTACGTCAATGGCAGCCGGGTGGTGTTGAAAGGCGTCAACCGTCACACCGCTTGGCCGACGAGTGGCCGCACCACCAACGCGACGCTCAGCCGCGAGGACATCCGCTTGATGAAGGAGATGAACATGAATGCGGTGCGCATGAGCCATTACCCGCCGGATTCCCACTTCCTTGCCGCAGCCGACGAAATGGGACTCTACGTCATCGACGAGCTGACCGGTTGGCAGCGCGCTTACGATGAAGAGGTCGGCGCGAAGCTGGTGCGTGAGCTGGTGCGACGGGACGTCAACCATCCCTCTATCATCCTCTGGGCCAACGGCAATGAAGGCGGTTGGAACCGTGCCTTGGACGACGACTTTGCCGACTACGATCCGCAGGCGCGCGTGGTGATTCACCCGTGGCTCAATTCCAACGGCATCAACACGGCGCACTACGAGGCATACGACACCGGCACCAATTTCTTCTTCCACGGCGACGACATCATCATGCCGACGGAATTCCTGCATGCGCTCTACGATGGCGGCGGTGCGGCGGGGTTGGACGATTGGTGGACGCGCATCTGGAATCATCCGCTGGCGGGTGGTGGTTTCCTCTGGGTCTTTGCCGATGAAGGTATCGTGCGCGACGATCAGGACGGGCGCATCGATGTCGCGGGCAACCGCGCGCCGGATGGATTGGTGGGACCCTACCGGGAAAAGGAGGGGAGCTTTTATGCGGTGAAGGAAATCTGGTCCCCGGTGTATCTGCCGCTGGCGGAGCGCGACCGCTTGCCCGTCAGTTTCGACGGACGGCTGATGGTGGAGAACCGTTACGATCACACCGACCTCGCCGCGGTGCAGTTCGATTGGAAACTGCGGGCGTTGGACGGCGGGCGGGAGCTGCGTGACGTGGCGACAGGGGAGGCACCGCGCCTGGCGTTGGCGCCACGCTTGCGGGGCTGGCTCGATCTGGGGCTGCCCGACGATTGGGCCGATGCCGAGGTGCTGGAGCTCGCCGCGACGGGACCGGACGGCCGCGAGATTTACCGTTGGAACTGGATGCTGCGGGAGCCGGCGGAACTCGTCGCGGACTGGGTCGACGTTGAGTCGAGTGATGCCGGAGCGAGCGTGACCTTAAGCGAGGGCGACGGGCAATGGATCGCGCAGACCGGCGACGTTCGCTTCGTCTTTGATGCCGCGAACGGTCGACTGATCGAGGCCTACAAAGGCGGACAACGTCACCCGTGGAGCAACGGTCCGATCGCGATCGGGGCCGAGGCGCGAGCGAAGGACGTGACCGGGACCGTGTCCGATGGCCGAGCCGTGATCCGAGCCGATTACGAAGGCGGGATGCGGTTTGTGGAGTGGACCTTGGAGGCGAATGGTTGGCTGCGCCTCGACTATCAGGTCACGCCCCGCAGTGGTCAGCCGACGCAGCGTTTCGTCGATTACATCGGCGTGAGCTTCGACTTCGCCGAAGACGGCGTCACGGGTGTGGACTACCTCGGCAAGGGGCCTTACCGCGTGTGGAAAAACCGCCGCAAAGGGGTCGAATACGGCGTCTGGCAGAAGGACTACAACGACACCGCGACGGGCGCGAGTTGGGTGTATCCTGAGTTCAAGGGCTTCCACGAAGACCTGTATTGGGCGACGCTGCACAGCGAGCGCGGCGGGCTGACGATGGTCTCGGCGACGACGGATCTATACCTCGGTCTGTTCACGCCGGCCGAGGGACCGGATCCGCGCACCTCACACGTGGAGTTCCCGGACGGCGACCTCTCGTTTTTGCACGGCATCACCCCGATCGGCACCAAGTTCCAAACTGCCGCGGCGCACGGCCCGCAAGGCGCGCCGAACCTCGTGCACAACTACGCCGACGGTTATCGGGGCACGCTGTATTTCCGGTTGGAGTAG
- a CDS encoding oligosaccharide flippase family protein: MPLRPAQPLANTLWIVGGRVASMVVTIGVVGAIARHLGPADFGHFNAVLAFMAIAVPWATLSLDAVVVRELVRRPDEAGGTLGTACLLRVGGGLTAIVGMAIAGRVALPGQWPLLLLASLSLVFQANNVIDLWFQRHLQSRRAVISRTSVIYAGAAVKLLLVVLDAPLLAFVATIVLEAGLYAVAYAIAYRTAPERSGPWHWDQVIARRLLRGGLPLALAGLVAALGGRFDQVLVAIKLSDHAAGLYLAANRFTEFALYSGAALIASLFPALTAAHAAPDAVGFRRELRAMFEAVSALGWASAIALTLLAPVLVHLVLGPQYDGAVAPLIARAWLGVLLLSVAARWNAVLLVADSWWSFACALITVAVQVALAGWCLERWGMMGAAGAVAVGALVGGVFTTWLLPPLRPLARAQLDGLLIIVRPDRWRAMVNALSQR, from the coding sequence GTGCCGCTCCGCCCTGCCCAACCTCTCGCCAACACGCTGTGGATCGTGGGCGGACGCGTGGCCAGCATGGTCGTCACCATCGGCGTGGTCGGCGCGATCGCCCGGCACCTGGGTCCGGCGGATTTCGGTCACTTCAACGCCGTGCTCGCCTTCATGGCCATCGCCGTGCCGTGGGCCACGCTTAGTCTCGACGCCGTGGTGGTGCGGGAGCTGGTGCGGCGACCCGATGAAGCCGGCGGCACGCTCGGCACCGCCTGCCTGCTGCGCGTCGGCGGCGGACTCACCGCCATCGTCGGCATGGCGATCGCCGGCCGCGTCGCGTTGCCCGGCCAATGGCCCCTGCTGCTGCTCGCCAGCCTCTCGCTCGTCTTTCAGGCCAACAACGTCATCGATCTGTGGTTCCAACGCCACCTGCAGTCGCGCCGCGCGGTCATCTCCCGCACCTCTGTTATCTACGCCGGCGCCGCCGTGAAACTGCTGCTGGTCGTGCTCGATGCGCCGCTCCTCGCTTTCGTCGCCACCATCGTGCTTGAGGCCGGACTCTACGCCGTGGCTTACGCCATCGCCTACCGCACCGCCCCCGAGCGCAGCGGTCCGTGGCATTGGGATCAGGTCATCGCCCGCCGCCTCCTGCGCGGGGGTCTGCCCCTCGCCTTGGCCGGCTTGGTGGCCGCGCTCGGCGGACGCTTCGACCAGGTGCTGGTCGCGATCAAACTCTCGGATCACGCCGCCGGACTCTACCTCGCGGCCAACCGTTTTACCGAGTTTGCCCTCTACTCCGGTGCCGCGCTCATCGCCAGTCTCTTCCCGGCGCTCACCGCCGCCCACGCCGCGCCCGATGCGGTCGGCTTTCGCCGCGAACTGCGCGCCATGTTCGAGGCCGTGAGCGCACTCGGCTGGGCCTCCGCCATCGCCCTCACCCTGCTCGCGCCCGTGCTGGTGCATCTCGTGCTCGGTCCACAATACGACGGTGCGGTCGCGCCGCTCATTGCCCGCGCCTGGTTGGGCGTCCTGCTGCTGAGTGTTGCCGCGCGGTGGAACGCCGTGCTGCTGGTGGCCGACAGTTGGTGGAGCTTCGCCTGCGCGCTCATTACCGTGGCGGTGCAAGTCGCGCTGGCCGGCTGGTGCCTCGAACGCTGGGGCATGATGGGGGCGGCCGGCGCCGTGGCGGTCGGCGCGCTGGTCGGCGGCGTATTCACAACCTGGTTACTCCCGCCGCTGCGTCCGCTCGCCCGCGCGCAGCTCGACGGCCTGCTCATCATCGTGCGTCCCGATCGCTGGCGAGCCATGGTGAACGCGCTCAGCCAGCGTTGA
- a CDS encoding Rne/Rng family ribonuclease, translating to MSDQYSSGNGSPSADPASQYDEELAQPPRQRKAEAIDRNGLKKGAQDRAKQRPLLQKIVAAFQKEKSSFRELIINAEPLEKRVALLVDGVLEKYEIERESDNRMVGGIYKGRIKNLDPGLKAAFVDIGYNKNAFLHYWDMLPAAADSSVEVVRVNSKKKGKPKTGAEPTVKDIPKLYPAGSEIVIQVTKGPIGTKGPRTTTNLSLPGRYLVLMPFSDQCGISRKIEDPKERTRLKRLVNELTIPEGMGVIVRTAGEGKKARYFVRDLHLLLKTWAQIQAREKSERSPACLYQEPDIVERTVRDFLTEEVDRVLVDNSEDHARAQTAVAQISSRSKGKIALYKDNIPIFERFNIERQIEQTALRKVGLPSGGEIIIDETEALIAVDVNTGSHKNRGGDEKNVIYAVNLEAAAEIARQIRLRNLGGLIIMDFIDMKERRHRNAVYEKMCELMAQDRAKTHILPISQLGIMQMTRQRQQESLSSNLYTDCPYCRGRGIVKSATTISVELQRKLSSVVRRLTARPGQDELALRVLVHPSILERLRNEDAELLVRMERDFGVKLAFRADLSYHLENFKIINAITGEEYR from the coding sequence ATGAGCGATCAGTATTCCTCCGGCAACGGCAGCCCCTCCGCCGACCCGGCCTCCCAGTATGACGAAGAATTGGCCCAACCGCCCCGCCAGCGCAAAGCCGAAGCCATCGACCGCAACGGCCTGAAAAAAGGCGCCCAAGACCGCGCCAAGCAGCGTCCGCTGCTCCAAAAAATCGTCGCCGCCTTCCAGAAGGAAAAATCCTCCTTCCGCGAACTCATCATCAACGCCGAACCGCTCGAGAAGCGGGTCGCCCTGCTCGTCGATGGCGTGCTCGAAAAATACGAAATCGAGCGCGAATCCGACAACCGTATGGTCGGCGGCATCTACAAGGGCCGCATCAAGAACCTCGACCCGGGCCTCAAGGCCGCCTTCGTCGACATCGGCTACAACAAAAACGCCTTCCTCCACTACTGGGACATGCTCCCGGCCGCCGCCGACTCCTCTGTCGAAGTCGTGCGCGTGAACAGCAAGAAGAAGGGCAAACCGAAGACCGGCGCCGAGCCCACCGTTAAGGACATTCCCAAGCTCTACCCGGCCGGCTCCGAGATCGTCATTCAGGTGACCAAGGGCCCCATCGGCACCAAGGGACCGCGCACCACCACCAACCTTTCCCTGCCCGGCCGCTACCTCGTGCTCATGCCGTTCTCCGACCAGTGCGGCATCTCGCGCAAGATCGAGGACCCGAAGGAGCGCACCCGTCTCAAGCGCCTCGTCAACGAGCTCACCATCCCCGAAGGCATGGGCGTCATCGTGCGCACCGCCGGCGAGGGCAAGAAGGCCCGCTACTTCGTCCGCGACCTCCACCTCCTGCTCAAGACCTGGGCCCAGATCCAGGCCCGCGAGAAGAGCGAGCGTTCCCCCGCCTGCCTCTACCAGGAACCCGACATCGTCGAACGCACCGTGCGCGACTTCCTCACCGAAGAGGTCGACCGCGTGCTCGTCGACAACAGCGAAGATCACGCCCGCGCCCAAACCGCCGTGGCCCAGATCTCCAGCCGCTCCAAGGGCAAGATCGCCCTCTACAAGGATAACATTCCCATCTTCGAGCGCTTCAATATCGAGCGCCAGATCGAGCAAACCGCCCTGCGCAAAGTCGGCCTGCCCTCCGGCGGTGAAATCATCATCGACGAGACCGAGGCCCTCATCGCCGTCGACGTGAACACCGGCTCGCACAAGAACCGGGGCGGCGACGAGAAAAACGTCATCTACGCGGTCAACCTCGAGGCCGCCGCCGAGATCGCCCGTCAGATCCGCCTGCGCAACCTCGGTGGCCTCATCATCATGGACTTCATCGACATGAAGGAGCGCCGCCACCGCAACGCCGTCTACGAGAAGATGTGCGAACTCATGGCCCAGGACCGCGCCAAGACCCACATCCTGCCCATCTCCCAGCTTGGCATCATGCAGATGACCCGCCAGCGCCAGCAGGAGTCTCTCTCGAGCAACCTCTACACCGACTGCCCCTACTGCCGCGGCCGCGGCATCGTGAAGTCGGCCACCACCATCTCGGTCGAGCTGCAACGCAAGCTCTCCTCCGTGGTGCGTCGCCTCACCGCCCGCCCGGGTCAGGACGAACTCGCCCTGCGCGTGCTGGTGCACCCCTCGATCCTCGAACGCCTCCGCAACGAGGATGCCGAGCTGCTCGTGCGCATGGAGCGCGACTTCGGCGTCAAGTTGGCCTTCCGCGCCGACCTCAGCTATCACCTCGAGAACTTCAAAATCATCAACGCGATCACCGGCGAAGAGTATCGGTAA
- the rodA gene encoding rod shape-determining protein RodA, giving the protein MAVNLRAPIEMFSIFKLTTRERWDIGTPLILTVLSLTGIAFVYSAQFSTSDNDWMKQIVWVTAGAGLYISVSLIDYRFWLRVIHWFYGACLILLVAVLIPGIGATRDGAQRWIDLGAFSLQPSEPAKVGVLLLCATILMREKVGGIFQSLGVLGKLALAAGIPMFLIWRQPDLKSVIVLPPMVFSMLYISRLSTRFFVAALGAFSLLVGAVAWDTFHYVNFMKSNDLDFMNDKGAYEEHSWIPLHDYQRNRILTFAAPDVIDPRGIKDGYNLKQSLITVGSGGLTGKGWTQGTQAQLGYLPRGVAHNDFIFSVIAEEKGLLGSLTVLSLFGLMLFNGIRIAGLARDRFGTLIALGVTVLFAVHVFVNIAMTIGLMPITGIPLPFISYGGSFMLSCCLLQGLVQSVYRFRKDFT; this is encoded by the coding sequence ATGGCCGTAAATCTCCGCGCTCCCATCGAGATGTTCAGCATATTTAAGCTGACCACGCGGGAGCGTTGGGACATCGGGACCCCGCTGATTCTGACCGTGCTGAGCCTCACCGGCATCGCCTTCGTCTACAGCGCCCAGTTCTCCACCTCGGACAACGACTGGATGAAGCAGATCGTCTGGGTCACCGCCGGAGCTGGGCTCTACATCTCGGTTTCCCTGATCGACTACCGATTCTGGCTGCGCGTAATCCATTGGTTTTACGGGGCTTGTCTCATTTTGCTGGTCGCCGTGCTCATCCCCGGGATCGGCGCCACCCGCGACGGCGCGCAGCGCTGGATCGATTTGGGGGCCTTCAGTTTGCAACCGTCCGAGCCGGCCAAGGTTGGCGTTTTGCTGCTCTGCGCCACGATTTTGATGCGCGAAAAGGTCGGCGGCATCTTCCAGTCGCTCGGCGTGCTGGGAAAGTTGGCGCTTGCCGCCGGAATTCCGATGTTCCTTATCTGGCGCCAGCCCGACCTCAAATCGGTTATCGTCCTGCCCCCCATGGTTTTCTCAATGCTCTACATCTCCCGCCTTTCGACGCGGTTCTTCGTAGCAGCCTTGGGCGCTTTCAGCCTCCTCGTGGGCGCGGTGGCGTGGGACACCTTCCATTACGTCAATTTCATGAAGTCGAACGACCTCGATTTCATGAACGACAAGGGTGCTTACGAGGAGCACTCCTGGATCCCGCTGCATGATTATCAGCGGAATCGTATCCTCACTTTTGCCGCCCCGGACGTCATTGACCCGCGAGGAATCAAGGACGGCTACAACCTGAAACAGTCCCTCATCACCGTCGGTTCCGGCGGGCTGACGGGCAAGGGTTGGACCCAGGGCACGCAGGCGCAACTCGGCTATCTGCCGCGCGGCGTCGCGCACAACGACTTCATCTTCTCGGTCATCGCCGAGGAGAAAGGACTTTTGGGAAGCCTCACGGTTCTCAGCTTGTTTGGTTTAATGCTCTTTAATGGCATACGCATCGCCGGGCTCGCCCGGGATCGCTTCGGCACCCTGATCGCCCTCGGCGTCACGGTGCTCTTCGCCGTGCACGTGTTTGTTAATATCGCAATGACCATCGGGCTGATGCCCATCACGGGTATACCACTTCCCTTCATTAGCTACGGTGGTTCCTTCATGCTCAGTTGCTGTTTGCTGCAAGGACTCGTCCAGAGCGTCTATCGCTTCCGAAAGGACTTCACGTGA
- a CDS encoding glycosyltransferase family 4 protein, translating to MPAAPELETLHYLGYDEDVGGIVSIVRALAETGLFGVTLGLNRGAHQRRQPALPVVEFSPLAGETISPGTWWRARQVAREVQVWLQGAPGRVFHGHSRAGLLVALALRARGEARVVASVHAYGRQRWFYRAAARRLGARLFWLSPAMKAYYGVPGSDWTQCIGGGVSERCFAVPRTAAEAPPWIIAGIGDRVRWKGWHRVLDALAALPEAERAALRFEHIGGAGDPAYVAELETRTRSAGLSDVVTWRGPQPDSAGLLAEAHALVVASDHEPFSMAMLEAMAAGVPVLAAAAGGAVDVVSPPRLGVLYSNSDDDGLARELGRLARGEGVARVSPDPAAVRRFAAPAVAEQWQKVYRL from the coding sequence GTGCCCGCTGCCCCGGAACTCGAGACCCTGCATTATCTTGGCTACGACGAGGATGTCGGCGGCATCGTCTCGATTGTGCGGGCGCTGGCGGAGACCGGACTTTTTGGGGTCACGTTGGGTCTGAACCGTGGCGCGCACCAACGGCGGCAGCCGGCGCTGCCGGTGGTGGAGTTCAGTCCGCTGGCGGGTGAGACGATTTCGCCGGGGACCTGGTGGCGGGCGCGACAGGTGGCGCGTGAGGTGCAGGTTTGGTTGCAGGGGGCGCCGGGACGGGTGTTTCACGGTCACTCGCGGGCGGGGCTGTTGGTGGCGCTGGCGTTGCGGGCGCGCGGCGAAGCCCGGGTCGTCGCAAGTGTGCACGCCTACGGACGGCAACGGTGGTTTTACCGGGCGGCGGCGCGACGGCTGGGGGCGCGGTTGTTTTGGCTGAGTCCGGCAATGAAGGCGTATTATGGGGTGCCGGGCAGTGACTGGACGCAGTGCATCGGGGGCGGGGTGTCGGAGCGTTGTTTTGCGGTGCCGCGCACGGCAGCGGAGGCGCCGCCGTGGATCATCGCGGGCATCGGCGATCGGGTGCGGTGGAAGGGGTGGCACCGGGTGCTGGACGCGTTGGCCGCGTTGCCAGAGGCGGAACGGGCGGCGCTGCGGTTTGAACATATCGGCGGCGCGGGTGATCCGGCTTACGTGGCGGAGCTGGAGACGCGCACGCGGTCGGCGGGGCTGAGCGACGTGGTGACCTGGCGCGGGCCGCAGCCGGACTCGGCCGGGCTGCTGGCGGAGGCGCATGCGTTGGTGGTCGCGTCGGACCATGAACCGTTTTCGATGGCCATGCTCGAAGCCATGGCGGCCGGGGTGCCGGTGCTGGCGGCGGCCGCCGGCGGAGCGGTGGATGTGGTGTCACCACCGCGCCTGGGGGTGTTGTATTCGAATTCTGATGACGACGGATTGGCGCGGGAGCTGGGGCGCTTGGCGCGGGGAGAAGGGGTGGCGCGGGTGTCGCCGGATCCAGCGGCGGTGCGACGCTTCGCGGCTCCGGCGGTGGCCGAACAATGGCAGAAGGTTTACCGGTTATGA
- a CDS encoding glycosyltransferase family 2 protein: MPAVSVLMVFHRDGPHLRPAIASVLAQTWRDFELVLVDNGSGLDASDLGELGQDARVRWVHLPQNVGIPGGHNAGVAAARAPWVALMDYDDVSQPERLARQWAAAQTVGDDVGVISGQAERINAAGEPVGQCEFSLGPDDATRQRDYAAYAGAWVTQTSLVRREWLTALPYREVFPFAADLDWQARASERGAALILPDVLLRYRWHDGQTTQARRDEIERSRAVILLISQRRRAGRDERLAEALAELEGMSAAAAWWQVAEWAATEGWAEAAAYAARRSWVLERGWRRAGQAVRLIAALPAAARARAWRMALRGPVRALGVRGTP, translated from the coding sequence ATGCCGGCTGTGAGCGTCCTGATGGTCTTCCACCGCGACGGTCCGCATCTGCGGCCGGCGATTGCGAGTGTGTTGGCGCAGACGTGGCGGGACTTCGAATTGGTCTTGGTCGACAATGGCAGCGGGCTGGATGCGAGCGACCTCGGCGAACTCGGTCAGGACGCGCGCGTGCGTTGGGTGCACCTGCCGCAGAACGTGGGCATTCCCGGCGGACACAACGCCGGGGTCGCGGCGGCGCGGGCGCCGTGGGTGGCGTTGATGGATTACGATGACGTGAGTCAACCGGAGCGTTTGGCTCGACAATGGGCGGCGGCGCAGACGGTCGGTGATGACGTGGGCGTGATTTCGGGTCAGGCAGAGCGGATCAACGCGGCGGGTGAGCCGGTGGGGCAGTGCGAATTTTCGCTCGGACCGGACGACGCGACGAGGCAGCGCGACTACGCGGCGTATGCGGGCGCGTGGGTCACGCAGACGAGTTTGGTGCGACGCGAATGGCTGACGGCGCTGCCGTATCGCGAGGTCTTTCCGTTTGCGGCCGATCTGGATTGGCAGGCGCGGGCGAGTGAGCGCGGGGCGGCGTTGATCCTGCCGGACGTGTTGCTGCGCTACCGCTGGCACGATGGGCAGACCACGCAGGCTCGGCGGGATGAGATCGAGCGCAGTCGGGCGGTGATTTTGTTGATCAGTCAGCGTCGGCGAGCCGGGCGCGACGAGCGGCTGGCGGAAGCGTTGGCGGAGTTGGAGGGGATGTCGGCGGCGGCCGCGTGGTGGCAGGTGGCGGAGTGGGCCGCGACGGAAGGCTGGGCCGAGGCGGCGGCTTACGCGGCGCGGCGCAGCTGGGTGCTTGAGCGTGGTTGGCGGCGGGCGGGGCAGGCGGTTCGACTGATCGCGGCGCTGCCGGCGGCGGCGCGAGCGCGGGCGTGGCGCATGGCGTTGCGGGGGCCGGTGCGGGCGTTGGGTGTGCGGGGCACGCCCTAA
- a CDS encoding O-antigen ligase family protein → MLHHLAPVWRDRLFFGGGLLVAVVSGVYVAQGVVLIPALVLAASLAVILSLVRTTALQGFVLMGLLAGYLIGNRGFAQFSLIPGLPALPAEMGLVVLAALQVIERAHSGPEARRVGALDVIVLLWIVIGSVRFLFDFRSHGFFALRDFATVYYAAFFFLTQTVLRRRPDFEARLLATLRIAAVVMMITHRLWQFYPGFFFNVLQIGGVPLIFYKADLLGVFLAVGTLLQFVRWEERGGWWRWPLMAVMTFEIIETDNRAAMLALACGGCWLVFGGRWRLAMVVLVTGVVGIFGTLWVAQQTNTPWQQTPLLGLYEKARSVIDPSGQGAYRGDDTANKGDNNRYRLVWWQTVARETVEENPVTGLGFGYDLARNFMQRYYGDNSGDYSVRSPHSIVMTVFARMGVVGLLPFLFLLGLMARHTWRALSSTDHAGLGLWIGAWGIMVSAFFGVVLEGPMGAVTFWILLGAAYGRSPLPAPVSTPGGIELDGGIDAGRPTAEQPRP, encoded by the coding sequence ATGCTGCACCACCTCGCACCTGTTTGGCGTGATCGCCTGTTTTTTGGCGGGGGGCTGTTGGTGGCTGTGGTTTCGGGCGTTTACGTCGCCCAAGGGGTCGTGCTCATCCCGGCGCTGGTGCTGGCAGCGTCCCTCGCGGTGATCCTTTCGCTGGTGCGCACCACCGCGTTGCAGGGGTTCGTGCTGATGGGATTGCTGGCCGGCTACCTGATCGGCAACCGCGGCTTCGCCCAGTTTTCGCTCATTCCCGGATTGCCCGCGCTGCCCGCCGAGATGGGGCTCGTGGTGCTGGCCGCGCTGCAGGTGATCGAGCGGGCGCACAGCGGACCGGAGGCCCGGCGGGTGGGCGCACTCGATGTGATCGTGCTGCTCTGGATCGTGATCGGCAGTGTGCGCTTCCTCTTCGATTTCCGGAGTCACGGGTTCTTCGCCCTGCGCGATTTCGCCACGGTCTATTATGCGGCGTTTTTCTTCCTCACGCAGACGGTGCTGCGGCGGCGCCCCGATTTTGAGGCCCGCCTGCTGGCCACTCTGCGCATCGCGGCCGTCGTGATGATGATCACCCACCGGCTGTGGCAGTTCTACCCCGGCTTCTTTTTTAACGTGCTCCAGATCGGAGGCGTGCCGCTCATCTTTTATAAGGCCGACCTACTGGGGGTGTTTCTCGCGGTGGGGACCTTGTTGCAGTTCGTGCGTTGGGAGGAACGCGGCGGCTGGTGGCGCTGGCCGCTCATGGCGGTGATGACCTTTGAGATCATCGAAACCGACAACCGCGCCGCCATGCTGGCGCTGGCCTGCGGTGGTTGCTGGCTGGTGTTCGGCGGACGCTGGCGCCTCGCCATGGTCGTGTTGGTGACTGGCGTGGTCGGGATATTTGGCACGCTGTGGGTGGCTCAACAGACCAACACTCCGTGGCAGCAAACGCCGCTGCTCGGACTCTACGAAAAGGCGCGCTCGGTCATCGACCCCAGCGGCCAAGGCGCCTACCGGGGAGATGACACGGCCAACAAGGGCGACAACAACCGCTACCGCCTCGTCTGGTGGCAAACCGTCGCCCGCGAGACGGTGGAGGAGAACCCGGTCACCGGCCTGGGCTTCGGCTACGACCTGGCGCGCAACTTCATGCAGCGCTACTACGGCGACAATTCCGGGGACTATTCGGTGCGCAGCCCGCACTCGATCGTCATGACGGTGTTTGCCCGCATGGGCGTCGTCGGCCTGTTGCCCTTCCTGTTCTTGCTCGGCCTGATGGCCCGTCACACCTGGCGTGCCCTGAGTTCGACCGACCACGCCGGGCTCGGCCTGTGGATCGGCGCGTGGGGTATCATGGTGAGTGCCTTCTTCGGCGTCGTGCTGGAGGGCCCGATGGGCGCGGTCACCTTCTGGATCCTGCTCGGCGCCGCCTACGGCCGCAGTCCGTTGCCGGCACCGGTCTCAACTCCGGGTGGAATCGAACTGGATGGTGGTATTGATGCGGGCCGCCCGACTGCCGAGCAGCCGCGTCCATAG